Proteins from one Mycobacterium sp. HUMS_12744610 genomic window:
- a CDS encoding DUF2563 family protein has product MFVDPGLLRLGANESHRAGGHARDGADHLARGPLAAGMFGDFAAAETFHEALSAAHAEQLRSLQVHYEALSAVGSKAAYAAAEFTGMDERGAEQLRAVRDKSVS; this is encoded by the coding sequence ATGTTCGTCGACCCGGGATTGCTGCGGCTGGGAGCCAACGAGTCCCACCGCGCCGGAGGGCACGCCCGCGACGGGGCCGATCACCTTGCCCGGGGGCCGCTCGCCGCGGGCATGTTCGGCGACTTCGCCGCCGCCGAGACCTTTCACGAGGCCCTCAGCGCGGCCCACGCCGAGCAGTTGAGGAGCCTGCAGGTCCACTACGAGGCGCTTTCCGCGGTGGGCTCCAAGGCGGCCTACGCCGCCGCGGAGTTCACCGGGATGGACGAACGCGGCGCCGAGCAGCTGCGCGCGGTGCGGGACAAGTCCGTGAGCTAG
- a CDS encoding CCA tRNA nucleotidyltransferase gives MPETDTDLLTAAAVALNRHAPMLRELGTAFDAAGRELYLVGGSVRDALLGRLSPDLDFTTDARPEQVQQIMRGWADAVWDTGIEFGTVGVGKGEHRLEITTFRADSYDQVSRHPEVRYGDRLEDDLVRRDFTVNAMAVRVTPGGPGEFLDPLGGLAALREQALDTPAAPSVSFGDDPLRMLRAARFVSQLGFTLAPRVAEAIAEMAPQLGRVSAERVATELDKLLLGADPVAGIDLLVQTGMGEVVLPEVGGMQMAIDEHHQHKDVYQHSLTVLRQAIALEDEGPDLVLRWAALLHDIGKPATRRHEPNGGVSFHHHEVVGAKMVRKRLRALKFSKQMVEDVAHLVYLHLRFHGYGDGTWTDSAVRRYVTDAGPLLPRLHKLVRADCTTRNKRRAARLQASYDRLEARIAELAAQEDLARVRPDLDGNQIMELLGIPAGPQVGEAWRFLKELRLERGPLSTEEATAELLSWWQSRGNP, from the coding sequence GTGCCTGAAACCGATACCGACCTGTTGACCGCCGCGGCGGTGGCCCTCAATCGGCACGCCCCCATGCTGCGCGAGCTGGGCACGGCGTTCGACGCCGCGGGCCGCGAGCTGTACCTGGTCGGCGGGTCCGTCCGCGACGCGCTGCTGGGCAGGCTGAGTCCCGACCTGGACTTCACCACCGACGCCCGCCCCGAGCAGGTGCAGCAGATCATGCGCGGATGGGCTGACGCGGTGTGGGATACCGGCATCGAGTTCGGCACCGTAGGCGTCGGCAAGGGCGAACACCGCCTGGAGATCACCACCTTCCGCGCCGACAGCTACGACCAGGTGTCGCGTCACCCCGAGGTGCGCTACGGGGATCGCCTCGAGGACGACCTGGTGCGCCGCGACTTCACCGTCAACGCGATGGCGGTGCGGGTGACGCCCGGCGGGCCGGGCGAATTCCTCGACCCGCTCGGCGGTTTGGCGGCCCTGCGCGAGCAGGCGCTCGATACCCCGGCGGCCCCGTCGGTGTCTTTCGGCGACGACCCGCTGCGGATGCTGCGGGCCGCGCGTTTCGTGTCGCAGCTGGGATTCACCCTGGCCCCGCGGGTAGCCGAGGCGATCGCCGAGATGGCCCCGCAGCTGGGCCGGGTCAGCGCCGAACGGGTCGCGACCGAACTGGACAAGCTGCTACTCGGCGCCGACCCGGTGGCCGGCATCGACCTGCTGGTGCAGACCGGGATGGGTGAGGTGGTGCTGCCCGAGGTCGGCGGCATGCAGATGGCCATCGACGAGCACCACCAGCACAAGGACGTCTACCAGCATTCGCTGACGGTGCTGCGCCAGGCGATCGCACTGGAGGATGAGGGCCCGGATCTGGTGCTGCGCTGGGCGGCGCTGCTGCACGACATCGGCAAGCCGGCGACGCGGCGCCACGAACCCAACGGCGGCGTCAGCTTTCACCACCACGAGGTGGTCGGGGCGAAGATGGTGCGAAAGCGCTTGCGGGCGTTGAAGTTTTCCAAACAGATGGTCGAGGACGTCGCGCACCTGGTGTATCTGCATCTGCGTTTCCACGGGTATGGCGACGGCACGTGGACCGATTCGGCGGTGCGCCGCTACGTCACCGACGCCGGTCCGCTGCTGCCGCGCCTGCACAAGCTGGTGCGCGCGGACTGCACCACCCGCAACAAGCGCCGGGCGGCGCGGCTGCAGGCCAGCTATGACCGGCTGGAAGCGCGGATCGCCGAGTTGGCCGCGCAGGAGGATCTGGCGCGGGTGCGCCCCGACCTCGACGGCAACCAGATCATGGAGCTGCTCGGCATCCCGGCCGGCCCGCAGGTGGGCGAGGCGTGGCGCTTTCTCAAGGAGCTGCGGCTCGAGCGCGGGCCGCTGAGCACCGAGGAGGCCACCGCCGAGCTGCTGTCGTGGTGGCAGTCCCGCGGGAACCCCTAG
- a CDS encoding transglycosylase gives MTEPFITEAVAALSRGHSLFAGEVTGSDVGDVPARIHAHADSISAAPNIPTAAARSNRSTQALRRIAYDDVALKRVVAAARADHAHTRAVTRMILDAATADAASGADTPVGRREAITRMAARLRAQHRHITRSRQRSRLLAHRLRHLRYLQQHRHRHPSGRTAVQAAIGKALDIKGIHDPIARVRWRRGMDLVARRESGYDAGAVNIWDANAANGTPSCGAWQFIAPTFAAYHEPGTSTNIHDLVAQACAFINYARGRYGVAADGSNLADRIQQADPRRSPRGY, from the coding sequence TTGACCGAGCCGTTTATCACCGAAGCCGTGGCGGCCTTATCCCGCGGCCATTCCCTATTCGCCGGAGAAGTCACCGGCAGCGATGTCGGTGACGTGCCCGCGCGAATTCACGCCCACGCCGATTCGATATCGGCGGCGCCCAATATCCCGACAGCGGCCGCCCGATCGAACAGGTCAACGCAAGCGCTGCGCCGCATCGCGTACGACGACGTGGCGCTGAAACGGGTCGTGGCGGCGGCGCGGGCCGATCACGCGCACACCAGAGCGGTGACTCGAATGATTCTGGACGCGGCCACGGCCGATGCGGCCTCGGGCGCCGACACCCCGGTGGGTCGGCGCGAGGCGATCACCCGGATGGCGGCGCGACTGCGGGCACAGCACCGGCACATCACTCGGTCGCGGCAGCGGTCACGGCTGCTGGCGCATCGGCTGCGCCATTTGCGCTACCTACAGCAGCACCGACACCGCCACCCCAGCGGCCGCACCGCCGTGCAGGCGGCCATCGGTAAAGCCTTGGACATCAAGGGCATTCACGACCCCATCGCGCGGGTCCGCTGGCGACGCGGCATGGACCTGGTTGCCCGGCGCGAATCCGGCTACGACGCCGGCGCGGTCAACATCTGGGATGCCAACGCGGCCAACGGTACACCGAGTTGCGGAGCGTGGCAGTTCATCGCGCCAACATTCGCGGCATATCACGAGCCCGGAACATCGACCAACATTCACGATCTGGTGGCGCAGGCCTGCGCGTTCATCAACTATGCGCGGGGCCGCTACGGAGTGGCCGCCGACGGGTCGAATCTGGCCGATCGGATCCAGCAGGCCGACCCTCGCCGATCGCCCAGGGGGTACTGA
- a CDS encoding DUF5631 domain-containing protein, translated as MARQEPRLSWAAGLRDDGTTSLLVTDLAGGWIPPHVRLPAHVTVLEPAARRGDASVVDLLGAVVTAAAHEPDAYVAEPGPDAPVLSGDRAARSAAPRVDELGPSLVDAVRRRDGLPRIAQAVASPAVRKTGVLANEAKLLRACLSDVRHSVSSAYPRHDPAAVADWMLLAAIEALIDDHEYLANYHLAWFNALTRRCVS; from the coding sequence GTGGCGCGCCAGGAACCGCGTCTGTCGTGGGCGGCGGGGCTGCGCGATGACGGCACGACGAGCCTGCTGGTCACCGATCTGGCCGGCGGGTGGATTCCGCCGCACGTCCGCCTGCCTGCCCACGTGACGGTGCTCGAACCGGCGGCGCGGCGCGGCGATGCCAGCGTCGTCGATCTGTTGGGAGCCGTAGTGACCGCGGCCGCACATGAGCCCGATGCCTACGTCGCCGAGCCCGGCCCGGACGCACCGGTGTTGAGTGGTGACCGGGCGGCGCGCTCCGCCGCACCCAGGGTCGACGAACTCGGGCCCAGCCTCGTGGACGCCGTGCGGCGCCGCGACGGCCTGCCGCGGATAGCTCAAGCAGTCGCGAGCCCGGCAGTGCGCAAGACGGGTGTGCTGGCCAACGAAGCCAAACTCTTGCGCGCATGCCTGAGCGACGTCCGGCACTCGGTGTCGAGTGCATACCCCCGCCACGACCCGGCCGCCGTGGCGGACTGGATGCTGCTGGCCGCAATCGAGGCGCTCATCGACGACCACGAGTACCTGGCGAACTACCACCTGGCCTGGTTCAACGCACTTACCCGCCGCTGCGTCTCGTAG
- a CDS encoding NUDIX hydrolase: MSDGEQAKPRRRRGRRRRRGAAAPSENQADGQSDGDAAAPKPRRSRSARRGAERLRTVHETSAGGLVVDGLDGPRDSQVAALIGRVDRRGRMLWSLPKGHIELGETAEQTAMREVAEETGIRGSVLAALGRIDYWFVTDGRRVHKTVHHYLMRFSGGELSDEDLEVAEVAWVPVEELPSRLAYADERRLAQVADELIDKLQSDGPSSLPPLPPSSPRRRPQTHSRARHVDKPATGRKNGHGPGP, encoded by the coding sequence GTGTCCGACGGCGAACAAGCCAAACCGCGTCGGCGCCGGGGCCGGCGCCGACGTCGTGGTGCCGCGGCGCCGTCGGAGAACCAGGCCGACGGCCAATCGGACGGGGACGCGGCCGCCCCGAAACCGCGGCGCTCCCGCTCGGCCCGCCGCGGGGCGGAGCGGTTACGCACGGTCCACGAGACCTCGGCCGGGGGGCTGGTCGTCGACGGTCTCGACGGGCCGCGCGACTCTCAGGTGGCGGCGCTGATCGGGCGCGTCGATCGGCGCGGACGAATGCTGTGGTCGCTGCCCAAGGGGCACATCGAACTGGGCGAAACCGCGGAACAGACGGCCATGCGTGAGGTCGCCGAGGAGACCGGGATCCGGGGCAGCGTGCTGGCCGCGCTCGGGCGCATCGACTACTGGTTCGTCACCGACGGCCGCCGGGTGCACAAGACGGTGCACCACTATCTGATGCGCTTCTCCGGCGGCGAACTGTCCGACGAGGACCTCGAAGTCGCCGAGGTGGCCTGGGTGCCGGTAGAGGAGCTGCCGTCGCGCCTTGCCTACGCCGACGAACGGCGGCTGGCGCAGGTGGCCGACGAGCTGATCGACAAGCTGCAGAGCGACGGCCCCTCCTCGCTGCCGCCGCTGCCGCCCAGCTCGCCGCGCCGGCGGCCGCAGACCCATTCGCGGGCCCGCCACGTCGACAAGCCCGCGACGGGCCGGAAGAACGGCCACGGGCCGGGCCCGTGA
- the eccCa gene encoding type VII secretion protein EccCa: MSKRAFAINRVKIDPPIPVRVAPSAPIALPEREPRNIWVMIGVPALIVALIGTVVMLYVSGVRSLTTGFFPLMGIGAFSMLAFSGRFGRARKITWGEMERGRRRYLRDLDVNRDEIQNAVCAQREWQHALHSDPQGLGAIIGGPRMWERGRGDADFLEVRLGTGVQHAPDSVLSVTWPDISSDEELEPVTGQALRDFILEQRKIRDIAKVVNLRSAPGFSFVGEDLDRLRSLLRSVLCSLAVFHNPHDMKLMVVTRNPEVWSWMVWLPHNLHDELFDACGWRRLIFATPEELEAALGAELHMKGKRGAWTPPVVASPTAMGSALETGQGADAADLGPHLVIVDDNTGSPDAWESVVGQVGKAGISVLRIASRVGAGVGFADDQVFEMRERHSAPKVSVNKQRKAVTNGSDPDDDDCPAPLLRLRGKFFAHADQLSLHRAYRYARAMARWSPTSRSDAADSTSGAAELLRALSIVDPRELDVDRLWAERRGRGDERWCEIPVGAKPNGELQNIILRAKDFGGFGFHSVVIGTSGSGKSEFFLSLVYGIALTHSPEAFNVIFVDMKFESAAQDILGIPHVVAALSNLGKDERHLAERMRRVIDGEIKQRYELFTSVGARDANDYEEIRLAGRDLPPVPVLLVIVDEYLELFANHEKWINLIIHIGQEGRGANVFFMLGGQRLDLSSLQKVKSNIAFRIALRAESGDDSREVIGSDAAYHLPSKENGFALLKVGPRDLEPFRCFYLSAPFVVPKTAQVATTVDMTLTKPRLYNWQYQPLDSADASALEAAAAVDAEPDEFLYHEDGFKRKKIVDVLRESLHAVPHRAPRRPWLEPLEDPEPVDVLVAGYRGKPWHIDYGRNTGLMFPVGVMDIPEESRQVVYAVDALRSNIVVVGAKQRGKTTTLMTLMCSAATMYSPARVTFFCIGGATMAQVASLPHVTDIVSPKDNEGIERILSSMDALIDARENSFRHLKIDLDGFRERRFGPGSDGLGGTDPTDPFGDVFVVLDDYDDLYSKDTLLGDRIISLSSRGPEYGVHVICSAGGWIHGQRQSLLQNATARIQLRLADPSESQMGHSSIESREAARRTVNRPGFGLTDSLHELRVGVPALADPATGTLVGITEVGGRIAEVAGVTKHATLQRLPQRVELRAILDYEAAHPSGDDLSIAFAIGERHELGPVPLKLRESPGLMILGRQGCGKTLSLVAIGEAIMSRFSPDEAQLTLIDPKTAPHGLRDLNGPGYVRAYAYDQDEIDEVITELAQQVLLPRLPPKGLSQEELRALKPWEGPRHFVLIDDVQDLRPDQSYPPKPPVGAALWKLIERARQIGLHVFTTRNSSNWATLQMDPWMRFQNSAKVSQLYMDNDPQNRINRVVRAQALPPGRGLLLSADGDVEGVLVGMPSTAIPPQ, from the coding sequence ATGTCGAAGAGGGCATTTGCCATCAACCGTGTCAAGATCGATCCGCCCATACCGGTACGGGTGGCGCCCAGCGCGCCGATCGCGCTTCCGGAACGCGAGCCGCGCAACATCTGGGTGATGATCGGCGTGCCGGCGCTGATCGTGGCGCTCATCGGCACGGTGGTGATGCTCTATGTCTCTGGTGTGCGCAGTTTGACCACCGGCTTCTTTCCGCTGATGGGCATCGGCGCCTTCAGCATGCTGGCCTTCTCCGGGCGGTTCGGGCGTGCCCGCAAGATCACCTGGGGCGAAATGGAACGCGGGCGCCGCCGCTACCTGCGTGACCTCGACGTCAACCGGGACGAGATCCAGAACGCGGTGTGCGCCCAACGCGAATGGCAGCATGCTCTGCATTCCGACCCGCAGGGGCTCGGGGCGATCATCGGTGGCCCGCGGATGTGGGAGCGCGGCCGCGGGGATGCCGACTTCCTGGAGGTGCGGCTGGGCACCGGGGTGCAGCACGCGCCGGACTCGGTGCTGTCGGTGACCTGGCCCGACATCTCCTCCGACGAGGAGCTCGAACCCGTGACCGGCCAGGCTCTGCGCGACTTCATCTTGGAGCAGCGCAAGATTCGCGACATCGCCAAGGTGGTGAACCTGCGGTCGGCGCCGGGATTCAGCTTCGTGGGCGAGGATCTGGACCGGCTGCGGTCGCTGCTTCGCTCGGTGTTGTGTTCGCTGGCGGTGTTCCACAATCCCCACGACATGAAATTGATGGTGGTGACCCGCAATCCGGAGGTGTGGTCGTGGATGGTGTGGCTGCCGCACAACCTGCATGATGAGCTGTTCGACGCATGTGGTTGGCGACGCCTGATTTTCGCCACGCCGGAGGAACTGGAAGCGGCCCTGGGCGCCGAGCTGCACATGAAGGGCAAGCGGGGCGCCTGGACGCCGCCGGTGGTGGCGAGCCCGACCGCGATGGGCTCGGCACTGGAAACCGGTCAGGGGGCCGACGCGGCAGATTTGGGCCCGCACCTGGTGATCGTCGACGACAACACCGGCAGCCCCGACGCGTGGGAGAGCGTGGTCGGCCAGGTCGGCAAGGCCGGCATCTCCGTGCTGCGCATCGCCTCCCGGGTGGGCGCCGGCGTGGGCTTCGCCGACGACCAGGTCTTCGAGATGCGCGAGCGCCACAGCGCACCAAAGGTTTCGGTAAACAAGCAGCGGAAGGCCGTTACGAACGGATCGGACCCTGACGACGACGACTGCCCGGCGCCGCTACTTCGGCTGCGTGGGAAGTTTTTCGCGCATGCCGACCAGTTGTCGCTTCACCGGGCGTACCGCTATGCGCGCGCGATGGCGCGGTGGTCGCCGACCAGCCGCAGCGACGCTGCCGACTCGACCAGCGGAGCCGCAGAACTGCTGCGGGCGCTGAGCATCGTTGACCCCCGGGAGCTGGACGTCGACCGGTTGTGGGCGGAGCGGCGCGGCCGCGGCGACGAGCGGTGGTGCGAGATCCCCGTCGGCGCCAAACCCAACGGCGAGCTGCAGAACATCATCCTGCGGGCGAAAGACTTCGGCGGCTTCGGTTTTCACTCCGTGGTAATCGGAACCAGCGGCTCGGGCAAGTCGGAGTTCTTCTTGTCGCTTGTTTACGGGATCGCGCTGACGCACTCGCCGGAGGCGTTCAACGTCATCTTCGTCGACATGAAGTTCGAGTCGGCGGCTCAAGACATCCTGGGCATCCCGCATGTGGTGGCCGCGCTGTCCAACCTCGGCAAGGACGAGCGCCACCTGGCCGAACGGATGCGCCGCGTCATCGACGGCGAGATCAAGCAGCGTTACGAGCTGTTCACGTCGGTGGGCGCACGCGACGCCAACGACTACGAAGAGATCCGGCTCGCCGGACGCGACCTGCCCCCGGTGCCGGTCTTACTGGTCATCGTCGACGAATACCTGGAGTTGTTCGCCAACCACGAAAAGTGGATCAACCTCATCATCCACATCGGGCAGGAGGGCCGCGGCGCCAACGTCTTCTTCATGCTGGGCGGTCAGCGGCTCGACCTGTCGTCGCTGCAGAAGGTCAAGTCCAACATCGCGTTCCGCATCGCACTCCGCGCCGAGTCCGGCGACGACAGCCGCGAGGTGATCGGCTCGGACGCCGCCTACCACCTGCCGTCGAAGGAGAACGGTTTCGCGCTGCTGAAGGTGGGACCACGGGATCTGGAACCGTTCCGCTGCTTCTACCTGTCGGCACCGTTCGTGGTGCCCAAGACGGCGCAGGTGGCCACGACGGTCGACATGACCCTGACCAAGCCGCGGCTGTACAACTGGCAGTACCAGCCGCTGGACTCGGCCGACGCGTCGGCACTGGAAGCCGCCGCGGCCGTGGATGCGGAGCCCGACGAATTCCTCTACCACGAAGACGGTTTCAAGAGGAAGAAGATCGTGGACGTGTTGCGCGAGTCGCTGCACGCCGTGCCGCACCGGGCGCCGCGGCGGCCGTGGCTGGAACCGCTGGAAGACCCCGAGCCCGTCGACGTGCTGGTGGCGGGATACCGGGGCAAGCCCTGGCACATCGACTACGGCCGCAACACCGGTCTGATGTTCCCGGTGGGCGTGATGGACATTCCGGAGGAATCCCGCCAGGTCGTGTACGCGGTCGACGCGCTGCGCAGCAACATCGTCGTGGTCGGCGCCAAGCAGCGCGGCAAGACCACCACCTTGATGACGCTGATGTGTTCGGCCGCAACGATGTACAGCCCGGCACGGGTGACGTTCTTCTGCATCGGCGGGGCCACCATGGCGCAGGTGGCGTCGCTGCCCCACGTCACCGACATCGTGTCGCCGAAGGACAACGAGGGCATCGAACGCATCCTGAGCAGCATGGACGCGCTGATCGACGCGCGTGAGAACTCGTTCCGCCACCTCAAGATCGACCTCGACGGCTTCCGCGAGCGCCGGTTCGGTCCCGGCAGCGACGGCCTGGGCGGCACCGATCCCACCGACCCGTTCGGCGACGTGTTCGTGGTCCTCGACGACTACGACGACCTGTATTCGAAGGACACCCTGTTGGGTGACCGGATCATCTCGCTGAGCAGCCGCGGCCCGGAATACGGGGTGCACGTGATCTGCAGCGCCGGCGGCTGGATCCACGGGCAGCGCCAGAGCCTGCTGCAAAATGCCACGGCCCGAATCCAGTTGAGGTTGGCTGACCCCAGCGAGAGCCAGATGGGGCACTCGTCGATCGAGTCGCGGGAAGCGGCGCGGCGGACAGTGAATCGGCCCGGCTTCGGTCTGACCGACAGCCTGCACGAGCTGCGCGTCGGCGTGCCGGCCCTCGCGGATCCCGCCACCGGCACGCTGGTGGGGATCACCGAGGTCGGCGGCCGCATCGCCGAGGTCGCCGGAGTGACCAAGCATGCGACGCTGCAACGGCTGCCGCAACGGGTCGAGCTCAGGGCAATCCTCGACTACGAGGCAGCACACCCGAGCGGTGACGACCTCTCGATCGCCTTCGCCATCGGCGAGCGCCACGAGTTGGGCCCGGTCCCGCTGAAGCTGCGGGAAAGCCCCGGCCTGATGATTCTGGGCAGGCAGGGCTGCGGAAAGACGTTGTCGCTGGTGGCCATCGGTGAGGCGATCATGAGCCGGTTCAGCCCCGACGAGGCCCAACTGACGCTCATCGACCCCAAGACGGCCCCGCACGGTCTGCGGGATTTGAACGGCCCGGGGTATGTGCGCGCATACGCCTACGACCAGGACGAGATCGACGAGGTGATCACCGAGCTCGCCCAGCAGGTGTTGTTGCCCCGGCTACCACCGAAAGGTTTGAGCCAGGAGGAATTACGGGCCCTCAAGCCGTGGGAGGGTCCACGGCACTTCGTGCTCATCGACGACGTGCAGGATCTGCGGCCGGATCAGAGCTACCCGCCCAAACCGCCGGTGGGGGCGGCGCTGTGGAAGCTGATCGAACGGGCCCGCCAGATCGGTTTGCATGTGTTCACCACGCGTAACAGCTCGAACTGGGCGACGCTGCAGATGGATCCGTGGATGCGGTTCCAGAACTCGGCCAAGGTGTCGCAGCTCTACATGGACAACGACCCGCAGAACAGGATCAACCGCGTCGTTCGCGCCCAGGCGCTGCCACCCGGACGGGGGCTGCTGCTCAGCGCCGACGGGGACGTCGAGGGCGTCCTGGTCGGGATGCCGTCGACGGCGATCCCGCCCCAGTGA
- a CDS encoding pullulanase, with protein MDYCIGGDDGTASMLHGTPDVDLDGDGHFDAVGVDLDGDGLRDDALADLDGDGVADHAWLDVDNDGTREASFTDDGTGMWSVAVDRSGQLRWYGLDGVEHTGGPLVDFDGHGGADDRLLDTDGDGVADRVLCPGENGVTGYVDTDGDGKWNVRLTDSDGDGLADGASPL; from the coding sequence GTGGACTACTGCATCGGTGGAGACGACGGCACAGCGTCGATGCTGCACGGCACGCCTGACGTGGATCTGGACGGCGACGGCCACTTCGACGCGGTAGGCGTGGATCTCGACGGCGACGGGCTGCGCGACGACGCCCTGGCCGACCTCGACGGTGACGGGGTGGCCGACCACGCATGGCTCGATGTCGACAACGACGGCACGCGCGAGGCGTCGTTCACCGACGACGGGACGGGCATGTGGTCGGTCGCCGTGGACCGAAGCGGGCAGCTGCGCTGGTACGGGCTGGACGGCGTGGAGCACACCGGCGGCCCCCTGGTGGACTTCGACGGGCATGGCGGCGCCGACGACCGGCTGCTCGACACCGACGGCGACGGCGTGGCCGACCGGGTGTTGTGCCCGGGGGAGAACGGGGTGACCGGTTACGTCGACACCGACGGCGACGGCAAGTGGAACGTGCGGCTGACCGACAGCGACGGCGACGGCCTGGCCGACGGCGCCAGCCCGTTGTGA
- the eccB gene encoding type VII secretion protein EccB, which yields MPLSLSNREQNSGHLFYNRRLRAATTRFSVRMKHDDRKQTAALVLSVVLVAIAGGWMILLNVLKPTGVVGDSAIIGDRDSGAVYARIDGRLYPALNLTSARLATGSAAQPTWVKPAEIAKYPSGPLIGIPGAPAAMPVNRGAISAWSVCDTAGRPRSGDKPVVTSIAGRLNGVARATPLRRDAGLLVTFQSNTYVIWGDKRSRIDPTNRAVTLSLGLDPGVTSPVEISRALFDALPATEPLSVPQVPEAGTPSKWVAGSQVGAVLQAQTAGGGSQFYVLLPDGVQKIDSFVADLLRSANSYGSTAPRVVTPDVLVNTPEVNTLPVDYYPSGRLNFIDTEANPTTCVGWEKASTDPQARVAVYNGRGLPVSASMDDRIVHLVRDDRGPASVVADHVLVLPGAANFVTSTSGVITSDSRESLFWVSPNGVRFGIAADDTTLRALGLDPAAAVQAPWPLLRTFAAGPALSQQAALVARDTVPALGRVAVVTTTAKAGG from the coding sequence ATGCCGCTGAGTTTGTCCAACCGCGAACAGAATTCCGGGCACCTGTTCTACAACCGCCGGCTGCGGGCCGCCACCACCCGCTTCTCGGTGCGGATGAAGCACGACGACCGCAAGCAGACCGCCGCGCTGGTGCTCTCGGTGGTGTTGGTGGCCATCGCCGGGGGCTGGATGATTCTGCTGAACGTGCTCAAACCCACGGGCGTGGTGGGGGATTCGGCAATCATCGGCGACCGTGACTCCGGGGCGGTCTACGCCCGCATCGACGGCCGGCTCTATCCGGCGTTGAATCTGACCTCGGCGCGCCTGGCGACGGGATCGGCGGCGCAGCCGACGTGGGTCAAACCCGCCGAGATCGCGAAATATCCGTCGGGACCGCTGATCGGCATCCCGGGAGCGCCGGCGGCCATGCCGGTGAACCGCGGCGCCATTTCGGCGTGGTCAGTGTGCGACACGGCGGGCCGGCCGCGCAGCGGGGACAAACCGGTGGTGACCTCGATCGCGGGCCGGCTCAACGGTGTTGCCCGCGCGACACCTTTGCGGCGCGACGCGGGACTGCTGGTCACCTTCCAGAGCAACACCTATGTGATCTGGGGCGACAAGCGCTCGCGGATCGATCCCACCAATCGGGCGGTCACGCTGAGCCTGGGCCTCGATCCCGGCGTCACGTCACCGGTCGAGATCTCCCGGGCGCTGTTCGACGCGCTGCCGGCGACCGAGCCGCTGAGCGTTCCGCAGGTTCCCGAGGCGGGCACTCCGTCGAAATGGGTGGCGGGCTCCCAGGTCGGTGCGGTGCTGCAAGCCCAAACCGCCGGCGGGGGAAGCCAGTTCTATGTGCTGCTGCCCGACGGGGTGCAGAAGATCGACAGCTTCGTGGCCGATCTGCTGCGCAGTGCGAACTCCTACGGGTCGACGGCGCCGCGAGTGGTGACTCCCGACGTGCTGGTAAACACCCCGGAGGTCAACACCCTGCCGGTGGACTACTACCCGAGCGGGCGACTGAATTTCATTGACACCGAGGCGAATCCGACGACGTGCGTGGGCTGGGAGAAGGCCTCGACGGACCCGCAGGCCCGGGTGGCCGTCTACAACGGCCGGGGCCTTCCGGTCTCAGCGTCGATGGACGACCGGATCGTGCACCTGGTCCGTGATGACCGTGGCCCGGCGTCGGTGGTGGCCGACCATGTCCTGGTGCTACCCGGGGCGGCGAACTTCGTGACGTCGACCAGCGGGGTGATCACCTCCGATTCCCGCGAATCGTTGTTCTGGGTTTCCCCCAACGGGGTGCGGTTCGGGATCGCCGCCGACGACACGACGTTGCGTGCGTTGGGCCTCGACCCGGCCGCTGCGGTCCAGGCGCCGTGGCCGCTGTTGCGGACTTTCGCTGCGGGACCGGCGTTGTCGCAGCAGGCGGCGTTGGTGGCTCGGGATACCGTGCCCGCGCTCGGAAGGGTGGCCGTGGTGACGACAACAGCGAAGGCCGGAGGCTAG